A region from the Algoriphagus machipongonensis genome encodes:
- a CDS encoding DUF3604 domain-containing protein: protein MRKFLSVLFLAILFFSCEEKKDQTEEPASDKLLYSHAGKDYEIPENPLKEAYFGEQHLHTAASMDAFIAGTRLTPDDAYRFAQGEEVMVNGRPHTINRPLDWAAVTDHGEFLGEAYTLMNPGSPGYDSEAAKSMREAPDLKTALAVYKKYVLDALAGGNAHPDFWQGYESVKSQWQVNIEATEKNYAPGKFTTIHAYEWSSAPNTANLHRNVFFRDTNLPEIPFSSNEGASPQELWDWMTTQEANGVMVFCNPHNPNESKGMLFPEVAMNDKPIDETYASTRQHFERNVEMMQTKGNSEVVPDFWPNDEFADFENARSLQEYNGRIFEKHNFIRYGLNRGVKYQAELGVNPFKYGFVGGTDSHNAVMSNVEEFNYVGHHGMADETALDRSRNEQEGEMFNRDMNPGGLTGVWATSNTREAIWDGMHSRESFATSGPRIKVRFFAGNGFKESYESYEEMVKDGYAKGVPMGQNYEGREAPEFLVWALKDPIAPNLDRVQIIKGWVDADGEMHDTIYDIAASDNRMRADGTVEPIDAPVNMETGEFNKEKGSPEFTVVWKDPDFDPNQNAYYYVRVIQLPTARYSLWDEIRNPDVQYPEDTKQVIQERAWASPIWIEPKN, encoded by the coding sequence ATGAGAAAGTTTTTAAGCGTACTATTTTTGGCTATTCTGTTTTTTTCATGTGAAGAGAAAAAGGACCAAACAGAAGAGCCAGCAAGTGATAAGCTACTTTATTCCCATGCCGGGAAAGATTACGAAATCCCTGAAAACCCCTTAAAAGAGGCCTATTTTGGTGAACAGCATTTACATACAGCTGCCTCGATGGATGCCTTTATAGCCGGTACTCGCCTTACTCCGGATGATGCCTATCGATTTGCGCAAGGTGAGGAAGTCATGGTGAATGGCAGGCCCCATACAATAAACAGACCCTTAGACTGGGCTGCTGTAACAGACCATGGCGAATTTTTGGGAGAGGCCTACACGCTAATGAATCCAGGATCCCCCGGTTATGACAGCGAGGCCGCAAAATCAATGCGTGAAGCTCCTGATTTAAAAACAGCTTTGGCAGTGTACAAAAAATATGTACTCGATGCTTTAGCTGGAGGTAATGCCCATCCTGATTTTTGGCAGGGTTACGAGTCAGTTAAATCCCAGTGGCAGGTTAATATTGAAGCTACTGAAAAAAACTATGCCCCTGGCAAATTCACGACCATCCATGCCTACGAATGGAGTTCGGCTCCTAATACGGCAAACCTTCATAGAAATGTATTTTTTAGAGATACTAACCTGCCAGAAATACCCTTTTCTTCCAATGAAGGGGCATCTCCTCAGGAATTATGGGATTGGATGACTACACAAGAAGCCAACGGGGTAATGGTGTTTTGTAATCCACACAACCCAAACGAAAGCAAAGGCATGCTCTTTCCTGAAGTGGCCATGAATGATAAACCTATCGATGAAACCTATGCCTCAACAAGACAGCATTTTGAGCGGAATGTGGAAATGATGCAAACTAAAGGAAATTCAGAAGTTGTACCTGATTTTTGGCCCAACGATGAGTTCGCGGATTTTGAAAATGCCAGATCTCTGCAGGAATACAACGGTAGAATTTTTGAGAAGCATAATTTCATTCGATATGGATTGAACCGTGGGGTAAAATACCAGGCAGAACTGGGTGTAAATCCTTTTAAATATGGTTTTGTAGGCGGTACTGATAGCCACAATGCGGTGATGTCCAATGTGGAAGAATTCAATTATGTCGGCCACCATGGAATGGCAGATGAAACGGCGCTTGACCGATCCCGAAATGAGCAGGAAGGGGAAATGTTTAATAGAGATATGAATCCCGGAGGTCTCACCGGTGTTTGGGCAACCTCCAATACGCGTGAAGCCATTTGGGATGGAATGCATAGCCGCGAATCTTTCGCTACTTCAGGCCCTAGAATTAAAGTGAGATTTTTTGCAGGTAACGGTTTTAAAGAGTCATATGAATCTTATGAAGAAATGGTAAAAGACGGCTATGCCAAAGGGGTACCTATGGGACAAAACTACGAGGGTAGAGAAGCTCCAGAGTTTTTGGTTTGGGCGCTTAAAGACCCGATTGCCCCGAATTTAGACCGTGTTCAAATTATTAAAGGATGGGTAGATGCGGATGGTGAAATGCATGATACCATTTATGATATAGCTGCTTCAGACAATCGTATGCGGGCCGATGGAACTGTAGAGCCGATAGATGCTCCTGTCAATATGGAAACGGGAGAATTCAATAAGGAAAAAGGATCACCTGAATTTACCGTGGTTTGGAAAGATCCCGATTTTGACCCAAACCAAAATGCTTATTATTACGTGCGTGTCATCCAACTTCCCACCGCCCGATATAGCTTATGGGATGAAATCAGAAATCCTGATGTTCAATATCCCGAAGACACAAAACAAGTGATTCAAGAGCGAGCGTGGGCTTCTCCAATCTGGATTGAACCGAAAAATTAA
- a CDS encoding peptidyl-prolyl cis-trans isomerase codes for MRKFLKEPLVHFLLLGGLIFGYYSLVNSESASENTIVIDDAEYDYLLSLWKKQWKRDPNEEDIKAFIDQYLRQEVFYKEALALGLDHNDIIVKRRLAQKMEAVSNDLNAMLKPPTAADLEDFYMANDSLFRLPTSYTFQQVLFTNQEPNWQQEFVTIQTALKEGKEIPTSRVLKLSISNDWKDIPINEINQSFGGEFASKLGSLPLNQWVGPISSGFGKHLVFISEKNDSQLADFERIKSYVEKEFEYQTELEMQEQVFHDLLEKYPVKITSDKIPESIKKSY; via the coding sequence ATGCGGAAATTTTTAAAAGAGCCCTTGGTTCATTTTCTGCTCCTAGGCGGATTGATTTTCGGGTATTACTCTCTGGTCAATTCCGAAAGTGCGTCAGAAAATACCATTGTCATTGATGATGCAGAATACGACTACTTGCTTTCTTTATGGAAAAAACAATGGAAACGAGACCCAAATGAAGAAGATATAAAGGCCTTCATAGATCAATACCTTAGACAGGAAGTCTTCTACAAAGAAGCACTTGCTTTGGGCTTGGATCATAATGACATCATAGTAAAGCGTCGCTTAGCTCAAAAAATGGAAGCCGTATCCAATGATTTGAATGCAATGCTCAAGCCTCCAACAGCGGCTGATTTAGAGGACTTTTATATGGCTAATGATAGCTTATTCCGACTACCCACCAGTTATACTTTTCAGCAAGTTTTATTTACAAATCAAGAACCCAATTGGCAACAGGAGTTTGTAACAATTCAAACAGCTCTGAAAGAAGGGAAAGAGATTCCAACATCCAGAGTACTTAAGTTATCCATTTCGAACGATTGGAAAGACATCCCCATCAACGAGATTAATCAGTCTTTTGGAGGGGAGTTTGCTTCTAAATTAGGTAGTCTGCCTTTAAATCAATGGGTAGGGCCGATTTCATCTGGCTTTGGAAAGCATTTGGTATTTATTTCTGAAAAAAATGACAGCCAGTTGGCTGATTTTGAAAGGATTAAATCCTATGTAGAAAAAGAATTTGAATACCAAACGGAGCTTGAAATGCAAGAGCAAGTGTTTCATGATCTTTTGGAAAAGTATCCTGTGAAAATCACTTCGGATAAAATTCCTGAAAGTATTAAAAAGAGTTATTAA
- a CDS encoding HupE/UreJ family protein, with protein MERVSKITLFLLFVFQVVSVQAHEVRPAYLQIQEESPHVYSVLWKVPRTVDKVLDIQPKFEERFLLTETVPPRILEAFVLYTFKLSGEESLANSELRIDQLNTTGTDVLVNIQLLNGENHSFLLQPTQNSVHIPETPSIWMLAKTYTMLGIEHILFGFDHLLFVLALLVITKGFNKLLKTITAFTLAHSITLCFSALGFVNLPGPPVEAVIALSIVFLAHEIIKVQQGHPTLTSRRPWLVAFSFGLLHGFGFAGALADIGLPTNDIPMALATFNIGVELGQLMFVVVALGIFRLTQSIIPQQNWIRKTVPYVIGSVAAFWLIERIVAF; from the coding sequence ATGGAAAGAGTTTCAAAAATCACCCTATTTCTACTCTTTGTTTTTCAGGTAGTTTCCGTACAAGCTCACGAGGTGCGTCCGGCTTACTTACAAATACAGGAGGAATCCCCACATGTCTATTCGGTATTATGGAAAGTTCCGCGTACCGTAGACAAAGTCCTGGATATTCAACCCAAATTTGAAGAACGCTTCTTATTGACTGAAACAGTTCCTCCCCGAATTTTGGAAGCATTTGTCCTCTATACTTTTAAGCTTTCTGGTGAAGAAAGTCTGGCAAATTCAGAATTGCGAATAGATCAGCTAAATACGACAGGTACCGATGTTTTGGTAAACATTCAATTACTCAATGGAGAAAATCACAGCTTTTTACTCCAACCGACCCAAAACTCAGTGCATATTCCAGAAACACCCAGTATATGGATGTTGGCTAAAACCTACACTATGTTGGGCATAGAACATATTCTGTTTGGCTTTGACCATTTACTTTTTGTTTTAGCCTTACTTGTGATTACCAAAGGCTTCAACAAATTGCTGAAAACCATCACGGCTTTTACCTTGGCTCACAGTATTACACTATGCTTTTCAGCTTTAGGCTTCGTCAATTTACCTGGACCCCCAGTGGAAGCTGTAATTGCCTTGAGTATTGTTTTTTTGGCCCATGAAATCATTAAAGTTCAACAAGGTCATCCCACACTCACTTCCCGTCGACCTTGGCTGGTAGCATTTAGTTTTGGTTTACTCCATGGGTTCGGTTTTGCTGGAGCTTTAGCTGATATTGGTTTACCCACCAATGATATTCCAATGGCTCTCGCTACTTTTAATATTGGTGTTGAGTTAGGGCAACTTATGTTTGTAGTAGTTGCGCTCGGCATTTTCCGTCTTACACAATCCATCATCCCACAGCAAAATTGGATTCGTAAAACCGTCCCTTATGTCATTGGTTCTGTAGCAGCTTTTTGGCTAATTGAGCGAATAGTGGCATTTTAA
- a CDS encoding TIGR00366 family protein, translating into MEKLGEKFTELFKKYLPDAFVFALVLTLLTALFALIWTDTSVMGIIEAWYQGFWMLLEFGMQMILLLVTGYSIALATPVKRFLFKITQFIQTPRQLYPFIIIIGMLLSAVSWGWIVITAVLARELALRMKGVNYPYLIACVYFSGVIWVSGFSSSIPLLLNTENNYLIEAGILSNTIPTSYTLGSYLNLSIIAFSLIIGPLLMFLLIPKKGQSLEEMLVSENPRMERSLKEEENSMKLPENPISDKLNSSPIFQYILGFMGLAYIIYHFSSRGLDINLNIMIFIFIIMGLFLHKTPMRYGIVMKRSSSNISGVLFQFPFYAGIMGIMIYTGLGDELTKWMVSVATINTYPLLAFFNGAIVNFAIPSAGGEFAVVGPSIINAVKEIGIGLPEAEVTKMIARASLSVAFGESLTNCLQPFYLLIVLPVMGIGIKIQARDVIGFLFIPFVIFLVSWALMVVFVPL; encoded by the coding sequence ATGGAAAAGTTAGGCGAGAAATTCACCGAATTGTTTAAAAAGTATTTGCCTGACGCCTTTGTATTTGCTCTTGTTTTAACCCTCCTCACCGCACTTTTTGCTCTTATTTGGACGGATACCTCAGTCATGGGAATCATTGAGGCTTGGTATCAAGGTTTTTGGATGCTTCTTGAATTTGGAATGCAAATGATTCTCTTGTTAGTGACAGGGTATTCCATAGCTCTTGCCACACCGGTGAAAAGATTTTTATTCAAAATAACCCAATTCATTCAAACACCCAGACAGCTTTATCCATTCATCATAATCATAGGCATGCTTCTCAGCGCTGTTAGTTGGGGTTGGATAGTGATTACCGCTGTCTTGGCCAGGGAACTTGCCTTGCGGATGAAAGGAGTCAATTATCCCTATTTGATAGCCTGTGTTTATTTTTCTGGAGTTATTTGGGTAAGTGGATTTTCCAGCTCAATTCCACTTTTACTCAATACAGAAAATAACTACCTCATCGAAGCAGGTATTTTATCCAATACCATCCCTACTTCCTATACGCTGGGCTCGTACTTGAATCTCTCGATTATTGCTTTTTCATTAATTATTGGCCCCCTTCTCATGTTTTTGCTGATTCCAAAAAAAGGACAAAGTCTTGAGGAAATGTTAGTCTCAGAAAACCCAAGAATGGAGCGTTCTCTCAAAGAAGAGGAAAATAGTATGAAACTTCCAGAAAATCCCATTTCTGACAAATTAAATAGCAGTCCAATTTTCCAATACATTCTTGGGTTCATGGGCTTGGCTTATATTATTTATCACTTCAGTAGTAGAGGCCTGGATATTAACCTGAATATCATGATTTTTATTTTCATAATCATGGGTCTGTTTTTACATAAAACTCCCATGCGCTATGGAATTGTCATGAAACGTTCCAGTAGTAATATTTCTGGAGTTCTATTCCAATTTCCATTTTATGCAGGAATCATGGGAATCATGATTTATACCGGCTTAGGGGATGAACTTACAAAATGGATGGTTTCGGTAGCAACCATCAATACCTATCCTCTCCTTGCTTTTTTCAATGGGGCAATCGTCAATTTCGCAATACCTTCAGCAGGGGGTGAATTTGCAGTAGTGGGACCTAGCATTATCAATGCAGTCAAAGAAATTGGAATAGGTCTTCCAGAGGCAGAGGTCACAAAAATGATTGCAAGAGCAAGCTTATCCGTTGCATTTGGGGAATCGCTAACGAATTGCCTTCAGCCTTTTTATTTACTGATTGTACTTCCTGTTATGGGCATTGGTATCAAAATACAGGCTCGTGATGTGATCGGTTTTCTTTTCATTCCCTTTGTCATTTTTCTGGTATCATGGGCACTGATGGTGGTTTTTGTACCACTTTAA
- a CDS encoding VOC family protein yields MENQDNFSHAATIFPVEDLQTSIDFYTQKLEFKLTFSWGEPTNYAVIKKGGVSIHLVKKSDDRIPSKKHCALYIFVYDIAKIYKRCVSEKVSIINTPETRDYNMKDFDIKDPDGYIITFGNGG; encoded by the coding sequence ATGGAAAATCAAGATAATTTCTCGCATGCAGCGACCATTTTTCCTGTGGAGGATCTGCAAACCTCCATCGATTTTTATACCCAAAAACTGGAATTTAAACTAACCTTTTCCTGGGGAGAGCCAACGAACTACGCAGTCATAAAAAAGGGAGGAGTAAGTATTCATCTCGTGAAGAAATCAGACGATAGGATACCCTCTAAAAAACATTGTGCCTTATACATTTTTGTCTATGATATTGCCAAAATCTATAAAAGGTGTGTTTCTGAAAAGGTTTCAATTATCAATACGCCAGAAACTCGAGATTACAACATGAAAGACTTTGATATTAAAGACCCCGATGGGTATATCATAACTTTTGGAAACGGAGGATAA
- a CDS encoding endonuclease/exonuclease/phosphatase family protein, whose amino-acid sequence MIFFILGIQQIAYSQEAEKSLKVMTYNIWNGFDWGKDSARQENLIQWVKTQNPDVLALQELCAYDVDKLKKDAAKWGHPYVQILKEKGYPTALTSKKPINLIEKNVDNFWHGLLHVQTFGIDFYVVHLSPSDADTRLREAQQIKTRIQEQASDQYIILGDFNSYSPFDAYWLESKSDLRTKMSEEKNEKYSNLRLGEFDYAPMSEFLSIPAIDVSLGKVDSEESYTFPTPALVGLYDQTAESILENRVRIDYILASPTLAQACSQVEIFNQGIPETLSDHYPMMAVFQIKM is encoded by the coding sequence TTGATCTTTTTTATCCTAGGAATACAGCAAATAGCTTATTCTCAAGAGGCAGAAAAATCCCTTAAAGTCATGACCTATAATATCTGGAATGGCTTTGATTGGGGCAAAGATTCAGCACGACAAGAAAACCTGATCCAATGGGTGAAAACGCAAAATCCAGATGTGTTGGCCTTGCAGGAGCTCTGCGCGTATGATGTGGATAAGTTGAAAAAGGATGCAGCCAAGTGGGGACATCCCTATGTTCAGATTTTAAAAGAAAAAGGCTACCCAACAGCCCTTACATCCAAAAAACCCATTAATCTTATTGAAAAAAATGTTGATAACTTCTGGCATGGGCTTTTACATGTCCAGACATTTGGGATAGATTTTTATGTGGTTCACCTGTCTCCTTCTGATGCCGACACGAGATTGAGAGAAGCTCAGCAAATCAAAACAAGAATTCAAGAACAGGCAAGTGATCAGTATATCATCTTAGGAGATTTCAATTCTTACTCACCCTTTGATGCCTATTGGTTGGAATCGAAATCTGACTTGAGAACAAAGATGTCGGAAGAAAAAAATGAGAAATATAGTAATCTAAGATTAGGAGAATTTGACTATGCTCCGATGTCAGAGTTTCTTTCAATTCCCGCGATCGATGTGAGTCTGGGAAAAGTTGATAGTGAAGAAAGTTATACTTTTCCTACTCCAGCCTTGGTGGGATTGTATGACCAGACTGCAGAATCCATTCTCGAAAATCGAGTTCGTATAGATTATATTCTCGCCAGCCCAACTTTGGCGCAAGCATGCAGCCAGGTAGAAATTTTCAATCAAGGAATTCCTGAAACTTTGTCGGATCATTACCCGATGATGGCGGTTTTTCAAATTAAGATGTAA
- a CDS encoding S8 family peptidase, producing the protein MIRSKIQILTGLGMGLLMMGCSTSNIITAPPINYSNSSSKVAELTDQESRHWGHLDLQQDTIPGMSVDRAYTELLKKKKGEEVIVAVIDSGIDLDHEDIQEVIWTNADEKPGDGIDNDGNGYIDDIHGYNFLGESYNEQMEMARILRLKIGDEAYQAAARAKLNEMLPEAEAGLPQLKQVEAMLTQADKNIKESLGKENYSLADLQNYQPKNPQEERTVGMLMQLIGMGEEIPATIKNIQKGIKYYETQVNYNLNVDFNGRIPVGDDPYDISDDQYGNGNPDSRYQDESHGSHVAGIIAATRNNKKGVDGVASNVKIMSVRAVPNGDEYDKDIALAIHYAVDNGAKVINASFGKGFSPNSEWVYEALNYAASKDVLFVQAAGNDGIDLDSPENPVFPNDHKSQTQEFVDNYLTIGALTPMFGENMVASFSNYGKENVDIFAPGDEIYSTMPDNQYEFQGGTSMAAPAVTGLAAMIRSYFPDLSAAQVKQVIMDSGIPLAVEVHVGGPEGPVKSFSEISKSGKIVNLYNALILASEVANGNASL; encoded by the coding sequence ATGATTAGAAGCAAAATTCAAATATTGACAGGACTAGGAATGGGCCTACTGATGATGGGATGTAGTACTTCCAACATCATCACTGCCCCACCTATTAATTACTCTAACAGCAGCTCTAAAGTTGCGGAACTAACAGATCAGGAATCCCGACATTGGGGTCATCTAGATTTACAGCAAGATACCATCCCAGGAATGAGTGTGGATCGTGCTTATACCGAACTTCTAAAAAAGAAAAAAGGCGAGGAAGTGATCGTTGCGGTGATTGATTCGGGGATAGACCTGGATCATGAGGATATTCAGGAGGTAATCTGGACCAATGCGGATGAAAAACCTGGAGATGGCATTGACAATGACGGAAATGGTTATATCGATGACATCCATGGCTATAATTTCCTTGGTGAGTCTTATAACGAGCAGATGGAAATGGCAAGGATCCTCCGGTTAAAAATTGGAGATGAAGCCTATCAAGCTGCTGCCAGAGCCAAACTAAACGAGATGCTTCCTGAGGCAGAAGCCGGTCTTCCTCAACTCAAACAGGTGGAAGCAATGCTGACCCAGGCAGATAAGAATATCAAGGAATCTTTAGGAAAGGAGAACTATTCTCTAGCTGATCTGCAAAACTATCAGCCAAAAAATCCGCAAGAGGAAAGGACAGTGGGCATGCTGATGCAGCTCATAGGCATGGGAGAAGAAATTCCAGCCACGATCAAGAATATTCAAAAGGGAATCAAGTACTACGAAACTCAGGTGAATTATAATCTGAATGTGGATTTCAACGGAAGAATCCCTGTGGGCGATGATCCTTATGATATATCAGATGATCAGTATGGCAATGGAAACCCGGATTCCAGGTATCAAGATGAAAGCCATGGTTCACACGTCGCCGGGATCATAGCAGCTACCCGAAACAATAAAAAAGGAGTAGATGGAGTAGCTTCTAATGTAAAAATCATGTCAGTCCGTGCCGTTCCTAATGGTGATGAATACGATAAGGATATTGCATTGGCCATACACTATGCGGTAGATAATGGAGCTAAAGTCATCAATGCCAGCTTCGGTAAGGGATTTTCACCGAATTCAGAATGGGTATATGAAGCATTAAACTATGCAGCTTCAAAAGATGTATTATTCGTACAGGCTGCAGGCAATGACGGTATCGACTTGGACTCTCCGGAGAATCCGGTTTTCCCAAATGACCATAAATCCCAAACTCAGGAATTCGTGGATAATTACCTGACTATTGGGGCACTCACCCCGATGTTTGGAGAAAACATGGTAGCTTCTTTCTCGAATTACGGGAAAGAGAATGTGGATATCTTTGCACCAGGGGACGAGATTTATTCCACCATGCCTGATAATCAATATGAATTTCAAGGCGGTACTTCTATGGCAGCTCCTGCAGTTACGGGTCTTGCGGCAATGATCCGCTCTTATTTTCCGGATCTTTCTGCGGCACAGGTGAAACAAGTCATAATGGATTCAGGCATTCCCCTTGCAGTAGAAGTTCATGTAGGCGGTCCTGAAGGCCCGGTAAAATCCTTCTCGGAAATCTCGAAATCCGGTAAAATCGTCAATCTCTACAATGCCTTGATTTTGGCTAGTGAGGTGGCCAATGGAAATGCCAGCTTATAA
- the rpiB gene encoding ribose 5-phosphate isomerase B, translating to MAKKIAIGGDHAGFEYKAKMISKLESQGYEVKDFGPFSDASVDYPDYVHPLSTAIEAGEYELGIVICGSGNGVAITANKHQGIRAALCWNEDLAALSRQHNNANVLALPARFISYELAEKLAETFLTTDFEGGRHQNRVNKIACS from the coding sequence ATGGCAAAGAAAATAGCAATAGGAGGAGATCATGCAGGCTTTGAATACAAGGCTAAAATGATCAGCAAACTGGAGTCACAAGGCTATGAGGTAAAGGATTTTGGTCCCTTCTCTGATGCTTCAGTGGATTATCCGGATTATGTGCATCCTTTGAGCACGGCAATTGAAGCTGGTGAGTATGAATTGGGGATTGTGATCTGTGGATCTGGAAATGGCGTAGCCATCACAGCCAATAAGCATCAGGGAATCCGCGCAGCACTTTGCTGGAATGAGGACTTGGCAGCCTTATCAAGACAACATAATAATGCGAATGTCCTTGCCCTTCCTGCTCGTTTTATTTCTTATGAATTGGCTGAAAAATTGGCTGAGACCTTCCTGACCACGGACTTCGAAGGGGGAAGACATCAAAACAGAGTCAATAAAATTGCTTGTAGCTAA
- the tatC gene encoding twin-arginine translocase subunit TatC yields MALDQYQDEEEEGMSFLDHLEALRWHLLRSVAAILIFTVIAFLAKSIVFGIVILGPSKVDFVTYRWLCNISDYIGVPALCIDELPFTIQSRQMTGQFTMHMTSSFVVGFIVSFPFVFWEIWRFISPGLYDQEKNAARGAVFFVSLLFFMGAAFGYFILSPLSINFLSNYQLDPSILNEFDITSYISTLTMLVLASAIMFQLPVVVYFLAMSGLVTSGMLKSYRRHAIVVILVLSAIITPPDVISQILIAMPILVLYEAGIRIAKRLEKKRAIRQAEEEARDAMGNRD; encoded by the coding sequence GTGGCGTTAGATCAATACCAAGACGAAGAAGAGGAAGGAATGTCCTTTTTGGACCATTTGGAGGCACTTAGATGGCACCTCCTCCGCTCCGTTGCTGCAATCCTTATATTTACAGTTATTGCTTTTTTAGCAAAAAGCATTGTTTTTGGAATCGTAATCCTTGGTCCTTCCAAGGTGGATTTTGTCACTTATAGATGGCTTTGTAATATCAGTGATTACATTGGTGTACCAGCACTCTGTATTGATGAATTGCCTTTTACGATTCAAAGTAGGCAAATGACTGGACAGTTTACCATGCACATGACTTCGAGTTTTGTGGTGGGATTTATTGTTTCATTCCCATTTGTTTTCTGGGAAATATGGAGATTCATCAGCCCTGGACTTTATGACCAGGAGAAGAATGCAGCCAGAGGAGCCGTATTCTTTGTGAGCTTGTTGTTCTTTATGGGAGCAGCTTTTGGATACTTTATCCTTTCGCCACTTTCGATCAACTTCCTTTCAAATTATCAGTTGGATCCTTCCATTCTGAATGAGTTTGATATTACCTCGTATATCTCTACGCTGACTATGCTGGTGCTGGCTTCTGCCATTATGTTCCAGCTACCCGTAGTCGTTTACTTCTTGGCTATGTCAGGATTGGTGACCTCTGGAATGCTAAAATCGTATAGAAGACATGCGATCGTGGTTATTTTGGTGCTTTCGGCCATCATTACTCCGCCGGATGTAATCTCACAGATTTTGATTGCCATGCCTATTTTGGTCCTTTATGAGGCTGGAATCCGTATTGCAAAGCGCTTGGAGAAGAAAAGAGCGATCAGACAAGCTGAGGAAGAAGCACGTGATGCAATGGGTAATCGAGATTAA
- a CDS encoding serine hydroxymethyltransferase, whose amino-acid sequence MKRDTAIFDLIGQEEDRQKRGIELIASENFTSKQVMEAAGSVLTNKYAEGLPSKRYYGGCEVVDEIEQLAIDRAKKLFGATWANVQPHSGAQANAAVLLACLKAGDPILGFDLSHGGHLTHGSPVNFSGKLYEPHFYGVEKETGTIDYDKVEEKALEVKPKLIICGASAYSRDWDYARLREIADQVEAILLADVSHPSGLIARGLLNDPLEHCHIVTTTTHKTLRGPRGGLIMMREDFDNPWGITTPKGEIKKMSALLDMGVFPGTQGGPLEHIIAAKAIAFEEALSDEYMEYVLQVKKNASVMAEEFVSLGYQIISGGTDNHMMLIDLRNKDLTGKIAEQTLGKVDITINKNMVPFDTKSPFVTSGMRVGTAAITTRGLKEDDMKKIVALIDKALNNHENEAELANIRSEVNAWMNQFPLY is encoded by the coding sequence ATGAAAAGAGATACGGCGATTTTTGACCTGATTGGCCAAGAAGAGGACAGACAAAAGAGAGGAATCGAACTGATTGCCTCAGAAAACTTCACCAGCAAGCAAGTGATGGAAGCTGCTGGAAGCGTATTGACAAACAAATATGCTGAAGGCTTACCTAGCAAAAGATATTATGGAGGATGCGAAGTGGTGGATGAGATCGAGCAATTGGCGATCGATCGTGCTAAGAAGCTTTTTGGTGCTACCTGGGCCAATGTTCAGCCGCACTCCGGTGCACAGGCAAATGCCGCTGTATTATTGGCATGTTTAAAAGCAGGTGATCCTATTTTAGGATTCGATCTTTCCCATGGTGGACACTTGACTCATGGTTCTCCGGTTAACTTTTCCGGGAAACTATATGAACCACATTTCTACGGGGTAGAAAAAGAGACGGGTACCATTGATTACGATAAGGTTGAGGAGAAAGCTTTAGAAGTAAAGCCAAAATTGATCATTTGTGGAGCTTCAGCATATTCAAGAGATTGGGATTATGCAAGACTTAGAGAGATTGCCGATCAGGTAGAGGCCATTCTTTTGGCAGACGTTTCTCACCCATCAGGCTTGATTGCAAGAGGTTTGTTGAATGATCCATTGGAGCATTGCCATATCGTGACTACGACTACTCATAAGACTTTGAGAGGTCCTAGAGGTGGTTTGATCATGATGCGTGAAGATTTCGATAACCCTTGGGGTATTACCACTCCAAAAGGAGAAATAAAGAAAATGTCAGCCTTGTTGGATATGGGAGTGTTCCCAGGTACTCAAGGAGGTCCATTAGAGCATATCATCGCAGCTAAGGCGATTGCATTCGAAGAAGCACTTTCTGATGAATACATGGAATATGTACTTCAGGTGAAAAAGAATGCATCCGTAATGGCTGAAGAGTTCGTAAGTTTAGGATATCAGATTATTTCTGGAGGAACAGACAATCATATGATGTTGATTGACCTTAGAAATAAAGATCTTACAGGAAAAATTGCAGAGCAGACTTTAGGCAAAGTGGATATTACCATCAATAAAAACATGGTGCCATTTGATACCAAGTCTCCTTTTGTAACCTCAGGAATGCGAGTAGGTACTGCCGCAATCACTACCCGAGGCCTGAAAGAAGATGATATGAAAAAAATCGTTGCTTTGATAGACAAGGCATTGAATAATCATGAAAATGAAGCCGAGTTGGCAAACATCCGTAGCGAGGTAAATGCTTGGATGAATCAGTTTCCATTGTACTAG